Proteins encoded within one genomic window of Gloeobacter kilaueensis JS1:
- a CDS encoding Cof-type HAD-IIB family hydrolase, translated as MNPPQASSIALLLADVDGTLVTKDKVLTERARAAVHKLHEAGIAFAITSGRPPLGMKMLIEPLALITPVAGFNGGLFVQPGDLSIIEQRVLPPDIARRSVQLIAEHNLDVWVYSGNQWYVRDPKAPHVEREAWTVKFEPTVVENFDNLLETVAKVVGVSDDFDLVARTENDARYTFGPGDVSAARSQPYYLDITHPLANKGAVVEWLSARLAIPTSAIATIGDMPNDVLMFAKSGLSIAMGNASPEVQRTARYVTDTNENEGFARAVERYVLAPQAVSSTGEK; from the coding sequence ATGAATCCACCTCAGGCGTCCTCGATCGCCCTGCTTTTAGCCGACGTAGATGGCACCCTCGTCACCAAAGACAAAGTGCTCACCGAGCGCGCCCGCGCCGCCGTCCACAAGTTGCACGAGGCGGGGATCGCCTTTGCGATTACCAGTGGCCGCCCGCCATTGGGGATGAAAATGCTCATCGAGCCTCTGGCCCTCATCACCCCGGTGGCCGGATTTAACGGCGGACTGTTCGTGCAGCCGGGGGATCTGAGCATTATCGAGCAGCGGGTGTTGCCCCCCGACATCGCCCGCCGTTCCGTCCAGCTCATCGCCGAGCACAACCTCGATGTCTGGGTCTACAGCGGCAACCAGTGGTACGTGCGCGATCCGAAAGCGCCCCACGTCGAGCGCGAAGCCTGGACGGTCAAGTTCGAGCCGACCGTCGTCGAAAATTTTGACAATCTGCTCGAGACGGTGGCCAAGGTCGTCGGCGTGAGCGACGACTTTGATCTCGTCGCCCGCACGGAGAACGACGCCCGCTACACCTTCGGTCCGGGCGACGTTTCGGCGGCCCGCTCCCAGCCTTACTACCTCGATATCACCCACCCGCTGGCCAACAAAGGGGCAGTCGTCGAGTGGCTTTCAGCCCGTCTGGCGATTCCCACCAGCGCCATCGCCACGATCGGCGACATGCCCAACGATGTACTGATGTTTGCCAAAAGCGGCCTGAGTATCGCCATGGGCAACGCCAGCCCCGAGGTGCAGCGCACCGCCCGCTACGTCACCGACACCAACGAGAACGAGGGCTTTGCCAGGGCCGTCGAGCGCTACGTGCTCGCCCCCCAGGCAGTTTCTTCTACTGGAGAAAAATAA
- the zwf gene encoding glucose-6-phosphate dehydrogenase translates to MSPPSPAGPCAVVIFGASGDLTKRLLFPSLYNLARNKLLPEDFAIVGVARSEKSDDAFRSEMNENIHQFATAGVDEELWHWLEGRLYYLSGNFDDPATYSQLQQKLADIEDKHGTGGNVLFYLATAEDYFAKIVSLLGEAGLVREEAGHWRRVIVEKPFGHDLESARTLNREILSVLSESQTYRIDHYLGKETVQNILVFRFANGLFEPIWNRNYIDHVQITVAETVGVEQRGGFYDHTGALRDMVPNHLFQLLALTAMEPPTAFNADPVRTEKAKVLEAVEPLSEQDVLHQVVRGQYGEGTVAGKPVAAYRASPKVAPDSNTETFVAMKLAIDNWRWAGVPFYLRTGKTLPKRATEVAIQFKQAPFALFRDTPVECLTPNFLVVKIQPEEQISLQFSAKVPGPAVRMNGVQMDFSYKDFFGAAPGTGYETLIYDCMIGDAILFQRADNAEAGWKVVDPILKTWASHPPADFPNYAAGSWGPRPANALIERDLRYWHLYD, encoded by the coding sequence ATGAGCCCGCCCAGCCCCGCCGGTCCCTGTGCGGTGGTCATCTTCGGTGCCTCCGGCGATCTGACCAAGCGGCTGTTGTTTCCTTCGCTCTACAATCTGGCGCGCAACAAGCTTTTACCCGAAGACTTTGCGATTGTCGGCGTCGCCCGCTCCGAAAAAAGCGACGACGCCTTTCGCTCGGAGATGAACGAGAACATCCACCAGTTCGCCACCGCCGGTGTGGACGAGGAGCTGTGGCACTGGCTGGAGGGGCGGCTTTACTACCTGTCGGGCAACTTCGACGACCCGGCGACTTATAGCCAGCTCCAACAAAAGCTCGCCGACATCGAGGACAAGCACGGCACCGGCGGCAATGTGCTCTTTTATCTGGCCACCGCCGAGGACTACTTCGCCAAGATCGTCTCGCTTTTGGGGGAGGCGGGTCTGGTGCGCGAAGAGGCGGGCCACTGGCGGCGGGTGATCGTCGAAAAGCCCTTTGGCCACGACCTCGAATCGGCCCGCACCCTCAACCGCGAGATCTTGAGCGTGCTCTCCGAGAGCCAGACCTACCGGATCGATCACTACCTGGGCAAAGAGACGGTCCAGAATATCCTCGTCTTTCGCTTTGCCAACGGGTTGTTCGAGCCGATCTGGAACCGCAACTACATCGATCACGTGCAGATCACGGTGGCGGAGACCGTAGGCGTCGAGCAGCGCGGCGGCTTCTACGACCACACCGGAGCGCTCAGGGACATGGTGCCCAATCACCTGTTTCAACTGTTGGCCCTGACGGCGATGGAGCCGCCCACCGCCTTTAACGCCGACCCCGTGCGCACCGAGAAGGCGAAAGTGCTGGAGGCGGTCGAACCCTTGAGCGAGCAGGATGTCTTGCATCAGGTGGTGCGCGGCCAGTACGGCGAGGGGACAGTAGCCGGTAAGCCGGTAGCAGCCTACCGCGCCTCGCCCAAGGTGGCCCCGGACTCCAACACCGAAACCTTCGTGGCGATGAAACTCGCCATCGACAACTGGCGCTGGGCGGGGGTGCCCTTTTATCTGCGCACCGGCAAGACGCTGCCGAAGCGGGCCACCGAGGTCGCTATCCAGTTCAAGCAGGCACCGTTCGCTCTGTTTCGCGACACGCCGGTCGAGTGCCTGACCCCCAACTTCCTGGTGGTCAAGATCCAGCCGGAAGAACAGATCTCGCTGCAATTTAGCGCCAAGGTGCCGGGTCCAGCCGTGCGCATGAACGGCGTGCAGATGGACTTTAGCTACAAGGACTTTTTTGGCGCTGCCCCCGGCACCGGCTACGAAACCCTCATCTACGACTGCATGATCGGCGATGCGATTCTCTTTCAGCGCGCCGACAACGCCGAAGCGGGCTGGAAGGTAGTCGATCCGATCCTCAAGACCTGGGCCTCCCATCCGCCCGCCGACTTTCCCAACTACGCCGCCGGTAGCTGGGGACCGCGACCGGCCAACGCCCTCATCGAGCGCGACCTGCGCTACTGGCACCTGTACGACTGA
- the gnd gene encoding phosphogluconate dehydrogenase (NAD(+)-dependent, decarboxylating) gives MQLGIIGLGRMGANMAQRLMRAGHEIVGYVRRTEKLEAMVKDGIIKAGAASLADLVAKLEKPRHLWLMVPAASVDDTLQTLLPLLEADDVVIDGGNSYYHDDIRRAKELKAKGIHYVDCGTSGGVWGLERGYCQMIGGEEETVKRLEPIFSALAPGLEAAPRTPGREKVGGTAELGYLHCGPHGAGHFVKMVHNGIEYGIMAAYAEGFNILHHANVGKNQQQVDAETSPLIHPEYYQYDLNLADVAELWRRGSVVSSWLLDLTAISLLGSPTLENFGGRVSDSGEGRWTAIAAIDESVPAPVLTAALFARFASRGESTFADKLLSAMRYQFGGHLEQPGT, from the coding sequence ATGCAACTGGGAATCATCGGCCTCGGTCGCATGGGTGCCAATATGGCCCAGCGCCTGATGCGTGCCGGACACGAGATCGTCGGCTACGTCCGGCGCACTGAAAAGCTCGAAGCGATGGTCAAAGACGGGATCATCAAGGCGGGGGCTGCCTCCCTCGCCGATCTGGTAGCCAAGCTCGAAAAACCGCGCCACCTGTGGCTGATGGTGCCCGCCGCCTCGGTGGACGACACTCTCCAGACATTGCTACCGCTGTTAGAAGCGGACGACGTGGTGATCGACGGCGGCAATTCTTATTACCACGACGACATCCGCCGGGCGAAAGAACTCAAGGCCAAGGGCATCCACTACGTCGATTGCGGCACCAGCGGCGGTGTCTGGGGCTTAGAGCGCGGCTACTGCCAGATGATTGGCGGCGAAGAGGAGACCGTCAAGCGCCTGGAGCCCATCTTTTCGGCCCTCGCCCCCGGCCTGGAGGCAGCACCCCGCACCCCTGGGCGCGAAAAAGTGGGCGGCACGGCGGAGCTGGGTTACCTGCACTGCGGCCCCCACGGCGCGGGCCACTTTGTGAAGATGGTCCACAACGGCATCGAGTACGGGATCATGGCCGCCTACGCCGAAGGCTTCAATATCCTCCACCACGCCAACGTCGGCAAAAACCAGCAGCAGGTGGACGCAGAAACCTCGCCCCTTATCCATCCGGAGTACTACCAGTACGACCTCAACCTGGCGGATGTGGCCGAATTGTGGCGCAGGGGCAGCGTCGTCTCCTCGTGGCTACTAGATCTCACAGCGATCTCGCTTCTGGGCAGTCCCACCCTCGAAAATTTTGGGGGCCGGGTCTCCGACTCGGGGGAGGGGCGCTGGACGGCGATTGCCGCGATCGATGAATCCGTTCCGGCTCCGGTCTTGACGGCGGCGCTATTTGCCCGCTTTGCCTCGCGGGGCGAATCGACCTTTGCTGACAAACTGCTCTCGGCGATGCGCTACCAGTTCGGCGGCCACCTTGAGCAGCCGGGCACATAA
- a CDS encoding bifunctional transaldolase/phosoglucose isomerase codes for MNAVQTVNPLKKLQDYGQSVWLDYIRRNLITSGELQRLIDEDGLRGVTSNPSIFEKAIAGSNDYDEALAALEQEQDLEAMALFERLAIEDIQKTADILRPVYEQTERHDGYISLEVSPYLANDTEATIAEARRLWGAVNRENLMIKVPATPAGIPAIRQLISEGINVNVTLLFAQQAYAQVVEAYLEGLEAFAASGGELSRVASVASFFVSRIDTAVDALLQEKIKSATSGGERAVLNGLLGKVAIANARLAYQHYKEIYRSDRWHRLADTTGAQPQRLLWASTSTKNPNYRDVLYVEELIGPNTVDTIPPATFDAFRDHGRPRASLDDHLEEAYTTLKDLEERAEISLAAVTDQLVSDGVRLFADAFDKLLSTVEKRRQGTLAAPLNTQSYKLGAELESAVKAELESWQVGGKVRRLWARDASLWTGADENNWLGWLGITDDQLAHLGHLKDLASEVKQAGFSQALLLGMGGSSLGPEVLKLTFGPQPGYPELLVLDSTDPEQIRSFENRIDLANTLFIVSSKSGGTLEPNIFKQYFFERVRQTIGDQKAGERFIAVTDPGSKMQQVAEGDHFRHTYFGLPSIGGRYSVLSDFGMVPGAIQGIDVPHFLDVTERMVHACAASVPAEDNPGVVLGAILGVLAKTGRDKVTIVASPGIADLGAWLEQLLAESTGKEGKGLIPVAAEPLGTPEVYGADRLFAYIRLETAPDAVQDAAVAALEGAGQPVVRIGVSEPYQLGQEFFRWEIATAVAGSIIGINAFNQPDVEASKVATRKLTGEYEKTGQLPPETPIFEEAGIKLYTDERNAGILKGAVGPSPSLAAYLRALLDTVGPGDYLALLAYIERNGEHTTLLQNIRQLLRDAKHSATCLGFGPRFLHSTGQAYKGGPNTGVFLQITADVAEDLDVPGQKYTFGVVKAAQARGDFEVLAQRQRRALRVHLGADVTLGLAALQTAIEQALG; via the coding sequence ATGAATGCTGTACAGACGGTAAATCCCCTAAAAAAATTGCAAGATTACGGTCAATCGGTCTGGCTCGACTACATTCGGCGCAATTTGATCACGAGCGGCGAGCTGCAGCGGCTGATCGACGAGGACGGTCTCAGGGGCGTCACCTCCAACCCGTCTATTTTTGAAAAGGCGATTGCCGGATCGAACGATTACGACGAAGCGCTCGCGGCCCTCGAACAGGAGCAGGATCTGGAGGCGATGGCGCTTTTTGAGCGGCTGGCGATCGAAGATATCCAGAAGACCGCCGACATCCTCAGGCCCGTCTACGAGCAGACCGAGCGGCACGACGGCTATATCAGCCTCGAAGTTTCCCCCTATCTGGCCAACGACACCGAGGCCACGATCGCCGAGGCGCGGCGGCTCTGGGGGGCGGTGAACCGCGAGAACCTGATGATCAAGGTGCCCGCCACCCCGGCAGGCATCCCGGCGATCCGGCAACTGATTAGCGAAGGGATCAACGTCAACGTCACGCTGCTTTTTGCCCAGCAAGCCTACGCCCAGGTGGTAGAAGCCTACCTCGAAGGCTTAGAGGCGTTCGCCGCCTCTGGAGGAGAACTCTCGCGGGTGGCGAGTGTGGCGAGCTTTTTTGTGAGCCGCATCGATACGGCGGTCGATGCCCTCCTGCAGGAGAAGATCAAATCCGCGACCAGCGGCGGCGAGCGGGCGGTGCTGAATGGCCTGTTGGGCAAGGTGGCGATCGCCAATGCCCGGCTTGCCTACCAGCACTACAAAGAAATCTACCGCTCCGATCGCTGGCATCGCCTGGCCGACACGACCGGTGCCCAGCCGCAGCGACTCTTGTGGGCGAGCACCAGCACCAAGAATCCCAACTACCGCGACGTCCTCTACGTCGAAGAGTTGATCGGACCGAACACCGTCGATACGATTCCGCCCGCCACCTTCGACGCCTTCCGCGACCACGGACGCCCGAGGGCGAGCCTCGACGATCACCTCGAAGAAGCGTACACGACGCTCAAAGACCTCGAAGAGCGGGCCGAAATTTCTCTTGCTGCGGTCACAGACCAGCTGGTGAGCGACGGCGTGCGCCTCTTTGCCGACGCCTTCGACAAACTGTTGAGCACCGTCGAGAAGCGGCGGCAGGGAACCCTCGCCGCGCCCCTCAACACCCAGAGCTACAAGCTCGGGGCCGAACTGGAATCGGCGGTCAAGGCCGAACTGGAAAGCTGGCAGGTCGGGGGCAAGGTGCGCCGCCTCTGGGCGCGGGATGCCAGCCTCTGGACGGGAGCGGACGAAAATAACTGGCTGGGCTGGCTCGGGATCACCGACGACCAGCTCGCCCACCTCGGGCATCTAAAAGATCTCGCAAGTGAGGTCAAGCAGGCCGGTTTCAGCCAGGCGCTGCTGTTGGGCATGGGCGGCTCCAGCCTCGGCCCGGAGGTGCTCAAGCTTACCTTCGGCCCCCAGCCGGGCTACCCGGAACTGCTGGTGCTCGATTCGACCGACCCGGAGCAGATCCGCTCCTTCGAGAACCGCATCGACCTCGCCAACACGCTTTTTATCGTCTCCAGCAAATCCGGCGGCACCCTGGAGCCGAACATCTTCAAGCAGTACTTCTTCGAGCGCGTTCGGCAAACGATCGGGGATCAAAAAGCGGGTGAGCGCTTCATCGCCGTCACCGATCCCGGCTCAAAGATGCAGCAGGTGGCCGAAGGCGATCACTTCCGTCACACCTACTTTGGCCTGCCCAGTATCGGCGGGCGCTACTCGGTGCTGTCGGACTTTGGCATGGTCCCTGGTGCCATCCAGGGCATCGATGTACCCCACTTCCTCGATGTCACCGAGCGGATGGTCCACGCCTGCGCGGCGAGCGTTCCGGCGGAGGACAATCCCGGCGTCGTGCTGGGTGCAATCCTGGGCGTGCTCGCCAAAACAGGCCGCGACAAGGTGACGATCGTCGCCTCACCGGGGATCGCCGATCTGGGAGCCTGGCTTGAGCAACTATTGGCCGAATCGACGGGCAAGGAGGGCAAGGGGCTCATCCCCGTGGCCGCCGAACCGCTCGGCACCCCGGAGGTCTACGGCGCGGACCGGCTCTTTGCCTACATTCGCCTGGAGACGGCCCCCGATGCGGTGCAGGATGCGGCGGTGGCGGCTTTAGAGGGGGCAGGCCAGCCGGTGGTGCGCATCGGTGTGAGCGAACCGTACCAGCTCGGCCAGGAATTTTTCCGCTGGGAAATTGCGACGGCGGTTGCCGGTTCGATCATCGGCATCAACGCCTTCAACCAGCCGGACGTCGAGGCGAGCAAAGTCGCCACCCGCAAGCTCACCGGCGAGTACGAAAAGACGGGCCAATTGCCGCCTGAGACGCCCATCTTCGAGGAAGCAGGGATCAAGCTCTACACCGACGAGCGCAACGCCGGGATACTCAAAGGGGCGGTGGGCCCATCGCCTTCGCTGGCCGCCTACCTGCGGGCGCTGTTAGATACGGTTGGACCCGGCGATTACCTGGCGCTGCTCGCCTACATCGAGCGCAACGGCGAGCACACGACTTTGCTTCAGAATATCCGCCAGCTGTTGCGCGACGCCAAACACAGCGCGACCTGCCTGGGCTTTGGTCCGCGCTTTTTGCACTCCACCGGCCAGGCGTACAAGGGCGGGCCGAACACGGGTGTGTTCTTGCAGATCACTGCCGACGTCGCCGAAGATCTGGACGTACCCGGCCAGAAGTATACCTTTGGAGTGGTAAAAGCGGCCCAGGCGCGGGGTGACTTTGAGGTTCTGGCCCAGCGCCAGCGCCGGGCGCTGCGCGTCCATCTCGGAGCGGATGTCACCCTGGGCCTCGCGGCGCTGCAGACGGCGATCGAGCAGGCTCTGGGCTGA
- a CDS encoding glycoside hydrolase family 15 protein yields the protein MVKFRGEQRAFGPPGIEPRWTAGSKDAVGTAYSSPSRIWFTLWRGILTETYFPTVDTPQIRDLQFLISDGKSFLHEEKRHLQPTIECLGQGLGYRTTNRDSEDRYRIVKEIIADPHLPCILQHVQLLGEEDFVSQLRLYALCSPHLKVSGWGNNAYVVSVAGQDLLVCQKGNTWLAMGATVPFCRLSCGYVGTSDGWTDLAANFEMNWQFDQAIDGNVALTGELDLSERREFTLGLAFGHSLNNAATVLLQSLSLPFAEQLQRFIEQWERPYRHILPLDGSAKDGGKLYRNSYGILLAHEDKSNSGALIASLAIPWGEAKGEDDTGGYHLVWPRDMVNSATALLAAGNRDTPLRALIYLAAVQREDGGFSQNFWIGGQTYWQGLQLDEVSFPILLAWRLRRADALQGFDPCAMVLEAAGCLIRKGPATGQERWEEAGGLSPSTLATNIASLICAASFARERQDEASARFLEEYADYLESHLEAWTATNAGTLVPGIRRHYIRIQPVGGAPLSVDLEGKRLGLANQKPGDEAAYPASTIVDAGFLELVRYGIRRADDPLIVDSIKVVDAVLKVETPMGPVWRRYNHDGYGQRDDGGPFTGWGTGRAWPLLTGERGHYELAAGGDVQSYLQALEAFASPAGPLPEQVWDAPDLPQAHLHLGKPTGSAMPLAWAHAEYIKLLRSTHDGEVFDLIPEVRDRYQGERASCHRLEIWKPAWQIAAIKAGDTLRILQDGRAFRVHWSADEWQSVQDTPSVSTALGIAFADLPTSQGGETLRFTFFWIASNQWEGRDYAVQVI from the coding sequence ATGGTCAAATTTCGCGGCGAGCAAAGGGCTTTCGGGCCGCCAGGGATCGAGCCTCGGTGGACTGCCGGCAGCAAGGACGCGGTGGGAACCGCCTACTCCAGTCCCAGTCGCATCTGGTTTACGCTCTGGCGGGGCATTCTCACCGAGACGTACTTTCCAACCGTCGATACGCCCCAGATCCGCGATCTGCAATTTCTCATCAGCGACGGCAAAAGCTTTTTGCACGAGGAGAAGCGCCACCTGCAGCCGACGATCGAATGTCTGGGTCAGGGCCTTGGCTATCGGACCACCAACCGCGACAGCGAGGACCGCTACCGGATCGTCAAAGAAATCATCGCCGATCCGCACCTGCCCTGCATCCTGCAGCACGTGCAGCTGTTGGGCGAGGAGGATTTTGTCTCACAGCTGCGCCTGTACGCCCTCTGCTCGCCCCACCTGAAGGTGAGCGGCTGGGGCAACAACGCCTACGTCGTGAGCGTCGCAGGCCAGGATCTGCTCGTCTGCCAGAAGGGCAACACCTGGCTTGCGATGGGAGCGACGGTGCCCTTTTGCCGCCTCTCCTGCGGCTACGTCGGCACCAGCGACGGCTGGACGGACCTTGCGGCCAACTTTGAGATGAACTGGCAGTTCGATCAGGCCATCGACGGCAACGTTGCCCTCACAGGTGAGCTTGATTTAAGCGAGAGGCGGGAGTTTACCCTGGGCCTTGCCTTTGGCCACAGCCTCAACAACGCCGCCACCGTACTGCTGCAATCTTTGAGCCTGCCCTTCGCTGAGCAGTTGCAGCGCTTCATTGAACAGTGGGAGCGGCCCTACCGACACATTCTGCCCTTAGATGGGTCGGCCAAGGACGGCGGGAAGCTCTACCGCAACAGCTACGGCATTCTGCTCGCCCACGAGGACAAGTCCAACTCCGGCGCGCTCATCGCCTCCCTCGCCATCCCCTGGGGCGAGGCCAAGGGCGAAGATGACACCGGCGGCTATCACCTCGTCTGGCCGAGGGACATGGTCAACTCCGCCACCGCTCTGCTCGCTGCCGGTAACCGCGACACGCCCCTGCGGGCACTGATCTATCTGGCGGCGGTCCAGCGCGAGGACGGCGGCTTTTCACAAAATTTCTGGATCGGCGGCCAGACCTACTGGCAGGGGCTGCAACTGGACGAGGTGTCTTTTCCGATCCTGCTTGCCTGGCGGCTCAGGCGCGCCGACGCCCTGCAGGGCTTCGACCCGTGCGCGATGGTGCTGGAGGCGGCGGGCTGCCTGATTCGCAAGGGACCGGCCACCGGGCAGGAGCGCTGGGAGGAGGCGGGGGGTCTGTCACCTTCTACCCTCGCCACCAACATCGCTTCGCTCATCTGTGCGGCGAGTTTTGCCCGCGAGCGGCAGGACGAGGCGAGTGCGCGCTTTTTAGAAGAATACGCCGACTACCTGGAGAGCCACCTCGAAGCCTGGACGGCGACGAACGCGGGCACGCTGGTGCCGGGTATCCGCCGCCACTACATCCGCATCCAGCCGGTAGGCGGCGCACCGCTGAGCGTCGATCTGGAGGGCAAGCGGCTCGGGCTTGCCAATCAAAAGCCCGGCGATGAGGCAGCGTATCCGGCCAGCACGATCGTCGATGCGGGCTTTCTGGAGCTGGTGCGCTACGGCATCCGCCGGGCCGACGACCCGCTCATCGTCGATTCGATCAAGGTCGTAGACGCCGTACTTAAAGTCGAGACGCCGATGGGACCGGTCTGGCGGCGCTACAACCACGACGGCTACGGTCAGCGAGACGACGGTGGACCGTTTACAGGCTGGGGCACGGGCCGGGCCTGGCCGCTTTTGACCGGCGAGCGGGGCCACTACGAACTGGCGGCGGGCGGCGATGTGCAGAGCTATCTCCAGGCGCTGGAGGCGTTCGCTTCGCCAGCTGGTCCCCTGCCCGAGCAGGTCTGGGACGCGCCGGATCTGCCCCAGGCGCACCTGCACCTGGGCAAACCGACCGGCTCGGCGATGCCCCTCGCCTGGGCGCACGCCGAGTACATCAAGCTGTTGCGCTCGACCCACGACGGCGAGGTGTTCGATCTGATCCCGGAGGTGCGCGACCGCTACCAGGGCGAGCGCGCCTCCTGCCACCGCCTGGAGATCTGGAAGCCCGCCTGGCAGATTGCTGCGATCAAGGCGGGCGACACCCTGCGCATCCTGCAGGATGGCAGAGCCTTCCGGGTACACTGGTCCGCCGACGAGTGGCAGAGCGTCCAGGACACCCCTTCTGTGAGTACGGCCCTGGGCATTGCCTTCGCCGATCTGCCGACAAGCCAGGGTGGAGAAACGCTGCGATTTACTTTCTTCTGGATCGCGAGCAATCAGTGGGAGGGCCGCGACTACGCGGTGCAAGTAATTTAG
- the lepA gene encoding translation elongation factor 4: MTSVPVSRIRNFSIIAHIDHGKSTLADRLLQVTGTVSDREMTAQYLDNMELERERGITIKLQAARMEYAAKDGETYILNLIDTPGHVDFTYEVSRSLAACEGALLVVDASQGVEAQTLANVYLALENNLEIIPVLNKIDLPGAEPERVLDEIEEIIGLPREGAILASAKEGIGIADILEALVHRLPPPPDKVSEPLAALIFDSYYDAYRGVIVYFRVMSGSVKKGDKIRFMASAKEFEIDEIGVLKPYQVPVDELHAGEVGYIAAAIKSVQDARVGDTITLVANPAAAPLPGYQEAMPVVFCGLYPTDSDQFEDLREALEKLRLNDAALHFEPESSGALGFGFRCGFLGLLHMEVVQERLEREYDLDLVTTAPSVVYRVTKTDGSVLEVQNPADLPSAQVREQIEEPYVKVEIIAPQEYVGTLMELCQGRRGIFKDMRYLTPTRTTLIYEIPLAEVITDFFDSMKSRSRGYASMEYQLIGYRPGNLVRLDIVLNGEPVDSLSCITHADKAAEVGRQLTAKLKELIPRQQFQVPIQAAIGAKVVARENIAPLRKNVLAKCYGGDITRKKKLLEKQKKGKKRMKSIGSVDVPQEAFMAVLKLES, encoded by the coding sequence ATGACTTCCGTTCCCGTTTCGCGGATTCGCAACTTCAGCATCATCGCCCACATCGACCACGGCAAATCGACGCTGGCCGACCGGCTCCTGCAGGTGACCGGCACCGTGAGCGACCGGGAGATGACCGCCCAGTACCTCGACAACATGGAACTGGAGCGCGAGCGGGGGATCACGATCAAGCTGCAGGCGGCGCGGATGGAGTACGCCGCCAAAGACGGCGAGACGTACATTCTCAATCTCATCGACACCCCCGGCCACGTCGATTTTACCTACGAGGTCTCGCGCTCCCTCGCTGCCTGCGAAGGGGCGCTTCTGGTGGTCGATGCGAGCCAGGGCGTCGAGGCCCAGACCCTCGCGAACGTCTACCTGGCCCTTGAGAACAACCTCGAAATCATCCCGGTGCTCAACAAGATCGACCTGCCGGGAGCAGAGCCGGAGCGGGTGCTCGACGAGATCGAAGAAATTATCGGATTGCCCCGCGAAGGGGCGATCCTCGCCTCCGCCAAAGAAGGCATCGGTATCGCGGACATCCTCGAAGCGCTCGTCCACCGGCTGCCGCCCCCCCCCGACAAAGTATCTGAACCGCTCGCCGCTCTCATCTTCGACAGCTACTACGACGCCTACCGGGGGGTGATCGTCTACTTTCGGGTGATGAGCGGCTCGGTCAAAAAAGGCGACAAGATTCGCTTTATGGCCTCCGCCAAAGAATTTGAGATCGACGAGATTGGCGTCCTCAAGCCCTACCAGGTGCCGGTGGACGAGTTGCATGCAGGCGAGGTGGGCTATATCGCCGCTGCAATCAAGTCCGTGCAGGATGCCCGCGTGGGCGACACGATCACCCTGGTGGCGAACCCCGCCGCTGCCCCTCTACCGGGCTACCAGGAAGCGATGCCCGTGGTCTTCTGCGGCCTCTACCCGACCGACTCCGACCAGTTCGAGGACCTGCGCGAAGCGCTCGAAAAATTGCGCCTCAACGACGCCGCGCTGCACTTTGAGCCCGAAAGCTCCGGAGCATTGGGCTTTGGTTTTCGCTGCGGCTTTTTGGGTTTGCTGCACATGGAAGTTGTCCAGGAGCGGCTGGAGCGCGAGTACGACCTGGATCTGGTCACCACCGCCCCTTCGGTCGTCTACCGTGTCACAAAGACCGACGGCAGCGTGCTCGAAGTGCAGAACCCCGCCGACCTGCCGTCCGCCCAGGTGCGCGAGCAGATCGAAGAACCCTACGTCAAAGTCGAGATCATCGCTCCCCAGGAGTACGTCGGCACTCTGATGGAACTGTGCCAGGGCCGCCGGGGCATCTTCAAGGACATGCGCTACCTGACGCCCACCCGCACCACCTTGATCTACGAAATCCCTCTGGCCGAGGTGATCACCGACTTTTTTGACTCGATGAAGTCGCGCTCGCGGGGCTACGCCTCGATGGAATACCAGCTCATCGGCTACCGGCCCGGCAATCTCGTGCGCCTCGATATCGTCCTCAACGGCGAGCCGGTCGATTCGCTCTCCTGCATCACCCACGCCGACAAGGCCGCCGAAGTCGGACGGCAGCTCACCGCCAAACTCAAAGAACTGATTCCCCGCCAGCAGTTCCAGGTGCCGATCCAGGCGGCGATCGGAGCAAAAGTTGTCGCCCGCGAGAATATCGCCCCCTTGCGCAAGAATGTGCTCGCCAAGTGCTACGGCGGCGACATCACCCGCAAGAAAAAACTGCTCGAAAAGCAAAAAAAAGGCAAAAAGCGGATGAAGTCGATCGGCTCGGTGGACGTGCCCCAGGAGGCGTTCATGGCCGTCTTGAAGCTGGAGAGCTGA